Proteins from a genomic interval of Halomonas alkaliantarctica:
- a CDS encoding invasion associated locus B family protein yields MPHNLTKNLCKIGLLSILVLSTNAFSQQQPGAASGNNVTTESFQDWEVRCQRNAGGPTPCAMSQLITQPGSNQPLMQVILDYPPQIDDPVMSFFVPLGVRLAAGLQLSVDNGEPIQFPYQVCQEQGCRADAPIQASMLQQLRSGSTATLSMIDPRGERMDLDISLSGFTDASTRIAR; encoded by the coding sequence ATGCCGCACAATCTTACTAAAAACCTATGCAAGATAGGGCTATTATCGATCTTGGTGTTGTCTACCAATGCCTTCAGCCAACAACAACCGGGGGCGGCTTCCGGTAATAATGTCACCACCGAGTCGTTCCAGGACTGGGAGGTTCGTTGCCAGCGTAATGCCGGGGGTCCGACCCCTTGTGCGATGTCGCAACTGATCACTCAACCTGGCAGCAACCAGCCCTTGATGCAGGTGATTCTCGACTATCCGCCCCAGATCGATGACCCCGTGATGAGCTTCTTCGTGCCGTTGGGAGTACGTCTGGCCGCGGGCTTGCAATTGAGTGTGGATAACGGTGAGCCAATACAGTTCCCCTATCAGGTCTGCCAAGAGCAAGGGTGCCGTGCTGACGCGCCCATTCAAGCGTCGATGCTGCAGCAACTCCGCAGTGGCAGTACGGCAACCCTCAGCATGATTGATCCACGCGGTGAACGCATGGACCTGGATATTTCGCTTTCCGGCTTTACCGATGCCAGTACCCGCATAGCTCGCTGA
- a CDS encoding GGDEF domain-containing protein, which produces MCKHILLRLPTVILAIIFLVLHHYKTQGYWAYLLLMALNLSLVGMMATMFALHYSEQGVHLIYISQGLTMGIIAVATATVFGTRDLAIIYGLPLLAVVIFLAFTGSTFPDNPIHLIFIPTAMGIGAVIATMLHQEQLRTFMASQQLEHNALTDALTDLPNRRSMQTQLQAEWSRAKRDKRCFAVLMADLDHFKAVNDQYGHEIGDEVLTILASRFTATLRGGDWVARWGGEEFLLLVSDATTTSALAVAEKVRRSVAEPVFATSAGNLAITVSLGVALHRQNESIDEVISRADKALYRAKQEGRNRAVLAEGHKGADILG; this is translated from the coding sequence GTGTGTAAACATATTCTCCTACGCTTGCCCACCGTCATTCTGGCAATCATCTTTCTGGTGCTCCACCACTATAAAACCCAGGGCTACTGGGCTTATCTGCTGCTGATGGCGTTGAATCTTTCCCTGGTGGGGATGATGGCTACCATGTTCGCTTTACACTATTCGGAGCAAGGCGTGCATCTTATCTATATTTCCCAGGGTCTCACCATGGGTATTATCGCCGTAGCGACGGCCACTGTTTTCGGTACTAGAGATCTGGCTATCATCTACGGCCTGCCTCTTCTGGCAGTAGTAATTTTTCTAGCTTTTACAGGCAGCACGTTTCCCGATAACCCCATTCATTTAATCTTCATTCCTACTGCCATGGGCATAGGCGCAGTCATTGCGACTATGCTGCACCAGGAACAACTGCGTACTTTTATGGCCAGCCAGCAGCTTGAGCATAATGCGTTGACTGACGCGCTGACCGACTTGCCTAACCGCCGCTCCATGCAAACACAGCTTCAAGCAGAGTGGAGCCGCGCTAAACGCGACAAGCGGTGCTTTGCTGTGTTGATGGCCGATCTGGATCACTTCAAAGCTGTTAATGACCAGTATGGCCATGAGATAGGTGATGAGGTGCTCACTATCCTTGCCAGCCGGTTCACCGCCACCCTTCGCGGTGGAGATTGGGTCGCCCGTTGGGGCGGAGAAGAATTCCTGCTGCTAGTGTCTGACGCCACCACAACGAGCGCTCTGGCGGTAGCAGAAAAGGTACGTCGATCAGTGGCTGAACCAGTCTTTGCCACCTCTGCAGGTAACTTGGCGATTACAGTGAGCCTTGGGGTGGCGCTTCACCGTCAGAATGAGAGCATTGACGAAGTTATCAGCCGCGCCGATAAGGCGCTTTATCGTGCCAAGCAAGAAGGGCGTAACCGAGCGGTGTTAGCAGAAGGCCATAAAGGTGCGGATATCCTGGGCTAG
- a CDS encoding M48 family metallopeptidase produces the protein MHRRFLLPLYLLGLLVSLAGCGETPTGRSQLALVPNSLMADMGEDTFNQLRNSQPLNRDTQANQLVQCVTEKVVAGAEESYPGLAFPERWEVVVFEDASPNAFALPGGRIGVHSGLLRVAETPAQLAAVIGHEVGHVLADHGNERLTQQLGIKAVLLVVGLLGEEEFGNQQLMQALGIGAQLGISLPFSRTHEEEADLMGLEIMARAGFDPQQSVTLWRNMAAAGGSQPPEFLSTHPAHDSRIRALQQGLEKATTTYRTVTPAEC, from the coding sequence ATGCATCGGCGATTTCTGTTACCTCTTTATCTCTTGGGCTTGCTGGTCTCGCTGGCTGGCTGCGGGGAAACGCCCACCGGGCGCTCCCAGCTGGCATTAGTGCCGAACTCGCTAATGGCTGACATGGGGGAAGATACCTTTAATCAGCTACGCAATAGTCAGCCGCTCAATCGCGATACGCAGGCTAATCAATTGGTCCAGTGCGTGACCGAAAAAGTGGTGGCTGGCGCTGAGGAAAGTTACCCAGGGCTCGCTTTCCCCGAGCGCTGGGAAGTGGTCGTATTTGAAGATGCTTCCCCCAATGCGTTTGCTCTGCCCGGTGGACGCATCGGGGTGCATAGCGGCCTACTGCGAGTGGCTGAGACGCCAGCCCAGCTAGCGGCGGTGATTGGGCACGAGGTGGGGCATGTGTTGGCGGACCATGGCAATGAGCGGCTTACCCAGCAACTTGGCATTAAAGCCGTGTTATTGGTGGTGGGGTTATTAGGGGAAGAGGAGTTTGGCAACCAGCAATTGATGCAGGCCTTGGGTATTGGTGCCCAGTTGGGCATTAGCCTGCCTTTCAGCCGTACCCATGAGGAAGAGGCCGATTTGATGGGCCTCGAGATTATGGCCCGTGCGGGATTTGACCCGCAGCAGAGCGTGACCCTGTGGCGCAACATGGCTGCTGCCGGTGGTAGTCAGCCGCCTGAATTTCTCTCTACGCACCCCGCCCATGACTCTCGCATTCGCGCATTACAGCAAGGGTTGGAAAAGGCCACGACCACCTATCGCACGGTAACGCCTGCGGAATGTTGA
- a CDS encoding FMN-dependent NADH-azoreductase, which yields MTHILHIDASARPGIAGTDNHGSHSRHLTYQFVSQWQSGRPQDTVTYRDIGQNPPSIINHDWIASAFTPELSLEPWMKDALAESNQLVDELIAADIVVIGTPLYNFGMPAALKAWIDQVVRAGRTVDIDESNPTDPFIPKLDDRPRHAIILTARGGIGFDPGGEMAHMNHLEPNLATALGFIGITRLHYIAIEGQEVGGEVLETSVVEALGKVEALVADLQEVLMQEAVAESA from the coding sequence ATGACACACATCCTGCATATAGACGCTAGCGCCCGCCCCGGCATTGCTGGCACAGATAACCACGGTTCGCATAGTCGCCATTTAACCTATCAGTTTGTCAGCCAGTGGCAATCAGGCCGGCCGCAAGACACGGTTACCTATCGCGACATAGGTCAAAACCCGCCGTCGATTATCAACCACGACTGGATTGCGTCTGCTTTCACACCCGAGTTGAGCCTAGAACCCTGGATGAAGGACGCGCTTGCAGAAAGCAATCAGCTAGTTGATGAGCTAATTGCTGCTGATATTGTGGTAATCGGAACGCCGCTATACAACTTCGGTATGCCTGCCGCCCTTAAGGCGTGGATCGACCAAGTAGTGCGCGCTGGCCGAACAGTGGATATTGATGAGAGCAACCCGACCGATCCTTTCATTCCAAAACTGGATGATCGGCCAAGGCATGCGATTATTCTTACAGCCAGAGGCGGCATAGGCTTTGACCCCGGTGGAGAGATGGCCCATATGAATCACTTGGAGCCAAATCTGGCCACAGCACTTGGTTTTATCGGCATTACCCGCCTTCACTACATAGCTATCGAAGGCCAAGAAGTGGGCGGCGAGGTATTGGAGACTTCCGTTGTCGAGGCGTTAGGTAAGGTTGAAGCTCTGGTTGCTGACTTACAAGAGGTATTAATGCAGGAGGCAGTAGCCGAATCGGCCTAA
- a CDS encoding S8 family serine peptidase, producing the protein MAKKPIGNGNGSTPAGESLATVSCGIEKLLLAALERGGSCLETGRFLVSYREGRVEEGIKYLKAQNFRVADARDFTDQAVSLEDSGDAEAMVFPELGVALVGGDALQQHGLSALGKVAADSPIEIIEPEYFAFSENSEYLRGFLRAASTIARDLGVELDEGEENLEKDALRSTWGLNRCKVPQSSWSGAGIKVAVLDTGMDLGHPDFEGRELVTRSFVGEPVQDINGHGTHCIGTACGPQSPGGNTPRYGVAYEAQVFVGKVLTNSGSSTGAGVLAGLNWAIANRCEVISMSLGSQSPVQAAYTHAGEAALRNGCLVIAAAGNSATNTGAPANSPTVMSVASLDPNLNPSSFSNHGKIEIAAPGRDIFSSWPRPTRHKTISGTSMAAPHVAGCAALWAQSDASLRGRKLWEQLVASVQELPSPESDVGAGLVQAP; encoded by the coding sequence ATGGCGAAAAAACCGATAGGTAATGGAAACGGCAGCACACCAGCGGGTGAGTCACTCGCCACTGTCTCATGTGGCATCGAAAAATTGCTATTGGCAGCCCTAGAGCGTGGCGGCAGTTGCCTGGAAACCGGGCGATTTCTGGTTAGCTATCGTGAGGGGCGAGTGGAAGAGGGGATTAAATACCTTAAAGCTCAGAACTTTCGCGTGGCCGATGCGCGGGACTTCACTGACCAAGCCGTTAGCCTGGAGGATTCTGGTGACGCTGAGGCAATGGTATTTCCAGAGCTTGGCGTGGCCCTGGTAGGCGGCGATGCTCTACAGCAGCACGGCCTTAGTGCGCTGGGTAAGGTCGCCGCGGATAGCCCCATCGAAATTATTGAGCCAGAGTATTTCGCCTTTTCTGAAAATTCTGAATATCTGCGGGGTTTTTTGCGGGCAGCCAGCACTATCGCCCGTGACCTGGGCGTTGAGCTGGATGAGGGCGAAGAGAACCTTGAAAAGGACGCCCTTCGGTCAACTTGGGGGTTAAACCGCTGCAAAGTGCCGCAAAGTAGCTGGAGCGGTGCGGGTATAAAAGTTGCCGTGTTGGATACCGGGATGGATCTAGGTCACCCGGATTTTGAGGGAAGGGAGCTCGTAACCCGCTCATTCGTCGGGGAGCCGGTTCAGGATATCAACGGCCACGGAACACACTGTATCGGCACGGCCTGTGGCCCCCAATCACCCGGCGGCAACACGCCCCGTTACGGGGTCGCGTATGAAGCGCAGGTCTTCGTCGGCAAGGTACTGACCAACTCGGGCAGCAGTACCGGGGCGGGTGTGCTCGCTGGCCTGAACTGGGCCATCGCCAACCGGTGTGAAGTAATCTCGATGTCGCTTGGCAGCCAGAGCCCTGTGCAGGCCGCTTACACCCATGCTGGTGAAGCGGCACTGCGTAATGGGTGCCTCGTTATCGCTGCGGCAGGTAATTCAGCAACCAATACAGGGGCGCCTGCCAACTCGCCTACCGTAATGTCGGTGGCATCTTTGGATCCGAACCTGAACCCCTCCAGCTTTTCCAATCATGGCAAGATTGAGATTGCCGCGCCTGGGCGCGATATTTTCTCCTCATGGCCCCGGCCCACTCGCCATAAGACGATTAGTGGCACCAGCATGGCGGCACCACATGTGGCAGGCTGCGCGGCACTGTGGGCGCAATCTGATGCCTCATTGAGGGGAAGGAAACTCTGGGAGCAACTGGTGGCTTCGGTGCAAGAGCTGCCATCACCGGAATCCGACGTGGGAGCAGGGTTAGTGCAAGCTCCCTGA
- a CDS encoding CHAD domain-containing protein, protein MRHLYLMRHAKAKQPSGDMTDHERPLRKRGKHQAAAMAPVLHRWQALEGEVYVSTAVRTRKTFDKNLKQLPEANLAKHVHFDKALYTFDGEALLAWLKTLPNKANSVLVIGHNPALLDLARWLCEEAPDALPTGSMLHFSLPNTPWAAMERGCAELVDSLTPKEASYPFFQRLDAPKPPDKCNAETANHIRNQLEQQYLTVRALEAGVIAGVDPEFLHQYRVNLRRSRAVGEAVLSTTKVPGLKKMLKRLKHRANATSDLRDLDVFLKHLSKSPPQLSARARQGLKQWLQGCRQEQHKALCQQLNSPEYAEELQGWQTFLASNDFGKALSKLTPKRINTVLSERIAGHDNDLAALSLDAGDTPFHTLRKRVKRIRYLADLNPATTPLFLSELKRRQSLLGNYQDLCTRQAWIEAFAESLDSDAQQKQECEAWRASIEVKKQRLREDVLALTPLADVKT, encoded by the coding sequence ATGCGGCACCTATACCTGATGCGCCACGCCAAGGCCAAACAGCCCAGCGGTGATATGACCGATCATGAACGGCCACTACGGAAGCGAGGTAAGCATCAGGCCGCTGCCATGGCGCCTGTACTTCATCGCTGGCAGGCGTTGGAAGGGGAGGTTTACGTCAGCACGGCGGTTCGCACCAGGAAGACCTTCGATAAGAACCTAAAGCAGCTACCTGAAGCTAATTTGGCCAAACATGTTCACTTCGATAAAGCCCTTTACACCTTCGATGGCGAAGCGCTACTGGCGTGGCTCAAAACTCTGCCCAACAAGGCCAATAGCGTATTGGTGATTGGCCACAATCCCGCCTTGCTCGATCTAGCCCGTTGGCTCTGCGAAGAGGCACCTGACGCGCTGCCGACCGGCAGCATGCTGCATTTCTCCCTGCCAAATACTCCGTGGGCAGCCATGGAGCGGGGCTGTGCTGAGTTAGTGGATAGCCTGACACCCAAGGAAGCCAGCTATCCATTTTTCCAGCGCCTTGATGCCCCGAAGCCGCCTGACAAGTGCAACGCTGAGACGGCCAACCATATTCGTAATCAGTTGGAGCAACAATATCTGACCGTCAGGGCTTTAGAGGCTGGGGTCATCGCGGGCGTCGATCCTGAATTTTTGCATCAGTACCGCGTTAATCTGCGCCGCAGCCGAGCCGTTGGCGAAGCGGTACTATCTACCACCAAGGTCCCTGGCCTTAAGAAGATGCTTAAGCGGCTCAAGCATCGAGCGAACGCCACCAGTGACCTCCGCGACCTTGATGTGTTTCTGAAACACCTGAGCAAGTCTCCACCTCAGCTTTCAGCGCGCGCTCGCCAGGGCCTTAAGCAATGGCTACAGGGCTGTCGGCAGGAGCAGCATAAAGCACTGTGCCAGCAGCTAAACTCGCCGGAGTACGCCGAAGAGTTGCAGGGCTGGCAGACCTTTCTTGCTTCCAATGACTTTGGGAAGGCGCTCTCTAAGCTCACGCCAAAGCGTATCAATACGGTGTTGAGCGAGCGCATAGCTGGCCACGATAACGATCTGGCAGCCCTCTCGTTGGACGCCGGTGATACTCCCTTTCATACGCTGCGCAAACGCGTAAAACGCATCCGCTACCTGGCCGATCTCAACCCAGCAACTACCCCGCTATTTCTATCCGAATTGAAGCGTCGCCAGAGCCTGCTTGGTAACTATCAAGACCTGTGTACGCGTCAGGCCTGGATTGAGGCCTTCGCTGAAAGCCTCGATAGCGATGCACAGCAGAAGCAGGAGTGCGAGGCATGGCGCGCCTCTATAGAGGTGAAGAAGCAGCGTCTTCGCGAAGATGTATTGGCGTTAACACCGCTGGCTGATGTTAAGACGTAA
- a CDS encoding phosphatase PAP2 family protein, with amino-acid sequence MKHDGKIRQVGRHSVSLLARLGRYELAMLLCVAVLSGGVWGFVALADEVTEGDTQSVDESLLLALRNPADLSDPIGPGWVEEMGRDFTALGGVGVLVLITLGALGYLLLARRYRAALFASIAVPGGILLSTVLKMGFDRPRPDLVPHEAMVYTASFPSGHSMMSAVTYLTLAALLNLVQPALRLKAYLLILAILLTLLVGMSRVYLGVHWPTDVLAGWTAGASWAALCWIVMRWMQRRGQVEMEESLSDTE; translated from the coding sequence ATGAAGCACGATGGAAAAATTAGACAGGTTGGACGCCATAGCGTTTCCTTGCTGGCTCGGCTCGGCCGCTACGAGCTAGCGATGCTGTTATGCGTCGCGGTACTTTCTGGCGGGGTTTGGGGGTTCGTCGCACTGGCCGACGAAGTCACCGAGGGGGACACCCAGAGCGTCGATGAGAGCCTGCTGCTCGCCCTTCGCAACCCCGCGGATCTTAGCGACCCAATCGGGCCGGGCTGGGTCGAAGAAATGGGGCGGGACTTTACCGCGCTTGGCGGTGTCGGCGTGCTGGTCCTCATCACGCTAGGCGCTCTGGGTTACTTGTTACTTGCCAGACGCTATCGAGCCGCCCTCTTTGCCTCAATTGCAGTGCCCGGCGGCATACTACTCAGTACCGTGTTGAAGATGGGCTTTGATCGCCCTCGCCCGGATCTCGTGCCTCATGAAGCCATGGTCTACACCGCGAGCTTTCCCAGCGGCCACTCAATGATGTCTGCCGTGACCTACCTCACCCTGGCTGCGCTACTCAACCTCGTTCAGCCCGCGCTGAGGCTGAAGGCTTACCTTCTGATACTGGCGATATTGCTGACGCTGTTAGTGGGCATGAGCCGCGTTTATCTTGGCGTCCATTGGCCGACCGATGTACTTGCCGGCTGGACAGCAGGGGCGAGCTGGGCAGCGCTGTGCTGGATCGTGATGCGCTGGATGCAGCGACGCGGACAGGTAGAGATGGAAGAGAGCTTGTCGGATACCGAATAA
- a CDS encoding DUF2784 domain-containing protein produces the protein MPPSLLILLADALLILHVLFVAFVVLGLFAVYVGYFLNWQWVRNRAFRIVHLCAIGYVVVQAWLGVVCPLTNWEMALRAKAGTATYSGSFIQHWLQSLLYYSAPEWVFIVVYTLFGTLVLASWFVVKPRQRAP, from the coding sequence ATGCCCCCATCTCTGCTCATCCTGCTCGCCGACGCACTCTTAATTCTCCACGTACTGTTTGTGGCCTTCGTGGTATTGGGCTTATTCGCTGTGTATGTGGGCTATTTCCTGAACTGGCAGTGGGTGCGCAATCGAGCGTTCCGCATCGTGCACCTGTGTGCCATTGGCTATGTGGTGGTTCAGGCCTGGTTGGGCGTGGTTTGCCCGTTAACCAACTGGGAAATGGCGCTAAGGGCTAAGGCGGGAACCGCTACCTATTCGGGCTCGTTTATTCAGCATTGGCTGCAGAGCCTGCTTTATTACAGCGCTCCTGAGTGGGTGTTTATCGTGGTTTACACCCTGTTCGGCACCTTAGTGTTGGCAAGCTGGTTTGTGGTGAAGCCTCGTCAGCGCGCTCCCTAG